In Gimesia benthica, a single window of DNA contains:
- a CDS encoding alpha/beta hydrolase, which translates to MNLETQTESTPKPPRSWRQSLPGGLLDKPQNGKQMLVYYVSRVLAFYVIAMLVLMLAQRRLIYQPTRVPELSTDQTAAPYGIIHEITTTTNDGLDLKGWHYLAGQVACTDQGECDAELAKGRPVVILLHGNGGNRLHRVETCRLLASLNLHVFAFDYRGYAENPGSPSQTGLLNDARAFWKYAVRERKVDPGRIILMGESLGGGVATLLASELCEQHTPPAGLILRSTFSSMVDAASHHYPWVPVSWLLWDQYPSQAVIPNIVCPLLVIHGTEDEIVPYKLGKKLFDAAPASSETGIPKQLVTIERGSHNGLMYEARLRLRDAYDDFTRELFPAVTNH; encoded by the coding sequence ATGAATCTTGAAACCCAGACCGAATCGACCCCGAAACCTCCGCGCTCCTGGCGGCAGTCGCTGCCCGGCGGACTGCTGGATAAACCGCAAAACGGAAAACAGATGCTCGTTTATTATGTCTCACGTGTGCTCGCCTTTTATGTCATCGCAATGCTGGTACTCATGCTCGCGCAGCGGCGACTCATTTATCAGCCGACCCGCGTCCCCGAACTTTCGACAGATCAGACCGCTGCCCCATACGGCATTATCCATGAAATCACCACCACGACCAACGACGGCCTGGACCTCAAAGGCTGGCACTATCTCGCGGGACAGGTCGCCTGTACCGACCAGGGGGAGTGCGATGCGGAACTGGCCAAAGGCCGCCCCGTGGTAATCCTGCTGCACGGCAATGGAGGCAACCGCCTGCATCGCGTGGAAACCTGCCGTCTGCTGGCCAGCCTGAACCTGCACGTCTTCGCCTTTGACTATCGAGGCTACGCCGAAAACCCGGGCAGTCCCTCGCAAACCGGACTGCTCAACGATGCCCGCGCTTTCTGGAAATACGCGGTCCGCGAACGCAAGGTCGACCCGGGGCGGATCATCCTCATGGGAGAATCGCTGGGAGGCGGCGTCGCCACATTACTTGCCAGCGAACTCTGCGAACAGCATACGCCACCGGCCGGACTGATTCTGCGTTCTACCTTCAGCTCCATGGTCGATGCGGCCTCGCACCACTATCCCTGGGTGCCTGTCTCCTGGCTGCTCTGGGATCAGTATCCCAGCCAGGCGGTCATCCCGAACATCGTCTGCCCGCTGCTGGTCATCCATGGCACCGAAGACGAAATCGTCCCCTACAAGCTCGGTAAAAAACTGTTCGACGCCGCACCGGCTTCCTCGGAGACCGGGATTCCCAAGCAGCTGGTCACCATCGAGCGGGGCAGCCATAACGGGCTGATGTATGAAGCACGCCTCAGACTCAGGGACGCCTACGACGATTTCACCCGCGAACTGTTTCCGGCAGTAACCAATCACTGA
- a CDS encoding 5' nucleotidase, NT5C type has translation MAVRHILLDMDGVIADFMGAILELHGQRELADKWPDGEADYAGVLGMTKDEFWKPVDGLGGRFWAGFPPYPWLNELLTLLRETAPFTISTSPSRSAACASAKVEWLREHFQEPLYMDFMIGTQKYLLAKPDVVLIDDQHKNIDKFREHGGQAILFPQPWNSNFAITDRIGYVRSELEKLV, from the coding sequence ATGGCTGTACGACATATCTTACTGGACATGGATGGCGTGATCGCCGATTTCATGGGCGCGATCCTCGAACTGCACGGTCAACGCGAACTGGCAGACAAGTGGCCGGACGGGGAAGCCGACTACGCGGGTGTGCTGGGCATGACCAAAGACGAATTCTGGAAACCGGTCGACGGACTGGGGGGCCGCTTCTGGGCCGGGTTCCCGCCTTATCCCTGGTTGAATGAATTGCTGACACTGCTTAGAGAGACCGCGCCGTTTACTATCAGCACCTCACCCAGTCGCAGCGCTGCCTGTGCGTCAGCCAAGGTGGAATGGCTCAGAGAGCACTTCCAGGAACCGTTGTATATGGACTTCATGATCGGGACTCAGAAGTACCTGCTCGCGAAACCAGATGTCGTGTTGATTGATGACCAGCACAAAAATATCGATAAATTCCGGGAGCATGGCGGACAGGCGATTCTGTTTCCGCAGCCCTGGAATTCGAATTTTGCGATCACAGATCGGATCGGATACGTCAGATCGGAGCTGGAAAAGCTGGTTTAA
- a CDS encoding dipeptidase: MSNPINRRSFLGSSLAATGLSAAAASLSAAEQTAAKTGKTQQPIRNEKILHARQVALDILKPTQKELEHGLELHANSLVFDSYGFAPRAAIDGDKLAAAINDHASTAELQDLREDMSMTRCVTDPAEQREFKEAFDAAGVTCIFQNAGEEGQDPMRLIKRLARFTYTTDMLADFVPKAVTPDDIEQAQKEGRHCLYLTGNGVPLTQQWETTTDEMKYMRIFFQLGIRMMHMTYNRRNMLGDGCAEPANAGLSDFGREVVREMNQLGIIPDVAHSGWQTSLETAQVSEKPMVASHSTCASLHHHIRSKPDNVIKAIVETNGLIGICCIPRYLGGSGDISRLIDHIDYVVKKFGIDHIAIGTDVAYTSRNSTLENKKVPRAPRSRTPWRSLWPPDSFRTTSEMSTSVSWTNWPLFTVGLVQRGYSDEDIQKIIGGNMLRVCRESLS; encoded by the coding sequence ATGAGTAATCCCATCAACCGCCGTTCGTTCCTGGGTTCTTCACTGGCTGCCACCGGCCTCAGCGCTGCAGCGGCCTCCCTCTCCGCCGCAGAACAGACCGCAGCCAAAACCGGCAAAACACAACAGCCCATCCGCAACGAAAAGATTCTGCACGCCCGCCAGGTCGCCCTCGATATTCTCAAGCCAACCCAGAAAGAACTCGAACACGGTCTCGAACTGCACGCGAACTCGCTCGTCTTCGATTCCTACGGCTTCGCTCCCCGGGCCGCCATCGATGGTGATAAACTCGCCGCAGCCATCAACGACCACGCTTCGACCGCGGAACTGCAGGACCTCCGCGAGGACATGTCGATGACCCGCTGCGTCACCGATCCCGCCGAACAGCGCGAATTCAAAGAAGCCTTCGATGCCGCCGGCGTGACCTGTATCTTTCAGAATGCCGGCGAGGAAGGGCAGGACCCCATGCGACTCATCAAGCGACTCGCACGGTTCACCTATACGACCGACATGCTCGCCGATTTCGTTCCCAAGGCCGTCACTCCCGATGATATCGAACAGGCTCAGAAAGAGGGACGGCACTGCCTGTACCTCACCGGCAACGGCGTTCCTCTCACACAGCAGTGGGAAACGACGACCGACGAAATGAAATACATGCGGATCTTCTTCCAGTTAGGCATCCGCATGATGCACATGACTTACAACCGCAGGAACATGCTCGGTGATGGCTGTGCCGAACCGGCCAACGCGGGACTCAGCGACTTCGGTCGCGAAGTCGTCAGGGAAATGAACCAGCTCGGTATCATCCCCGACGTGGCTCACTCCGGCTGGCAGACCAGCCTGGAGACAGCACAGGTTTCCGAAAAACCGATGGTGGCCAGCCACTCCACCTGTGCCAGCCTGCATCACCATATCCGTAGCAAACCGGACAACGTGATCAAAGCCATCGTCGAAACCAACGGCCTGATCGGTATCTGCTGTATCCCCCGTTACCTGGGAGGCAGCGGCGATATCAGCCGGCTCATCGATCACATTGATTACGTGGTGAAGAAATTCGGCATCGACCATATCGCCATCGGCACCGATGTCGCTTACACATCCCGCAACAGTACCCTGGAAAACAAAAAGGTTCCCCGGGCCCCCCGTTCGCGGACACCCTGGCGGAGCCTGTGGCCGCCCGACAGCTTCCGCACGACTTCTGAAATGAGCACCAGCGTCTCCTGGACCAACTGGCCTCTGTTTACCGTCGGCCTGGTACAGCGGGGTTATTCCGACGAAGACATTCAGAAGATCATCGGCGGTAACATGCTCAGGGTCTGTCGCGAATCACTTTCCTGA
- a CDS encoding PPC domain-containing protein → MSCHAPILSAVLACSLVFSLGTSVVAAPPSVNYLTPAGGQVGQKVEVSVDKTLGTHPVSVWTSQPGLKIEIPEKPAKGKEKQFTVEITAEGKPGLYWLRFHNAEGASEIRPFLVGTLPEVTGAEPNEDLEHAQKIEQPAVTVNGVLAKAGDVDIYQVKLKQGQTLVASQVANEQLGSPMDGVLQLLNHRGTVLKQMDDTLWFDPRIVYTAPEEGTYYIRTFAFPADPNSTIRFAGAASYIYRLTLTTGPFVDHSLPLAWHPSTAQPVTLDGWNLSDKLKTLMPAVSDLSQDALLSAPELGNNLTIPLSTTPVVLETKETQSEAGQQLTVPATVTGKVAAAQEIDVYRFTAKKGEKLTIKVDSHKLGYPLDPYVKLFDAKGKLLKEIDDPRRNFFDAALDYTIPADGEYRLQVTDRFEHGGFRYVYLLSILPTEADFSLQAANEQYTLTAGDKPLEIDVTIDRQSPRFSDDIEVSIAGLPEGVTCEPVVSQVKDKGGKSVKLKLEAKKDVTFQGPLVIQGTSVKDKARQHTATAVIKGISPKRNTDRPKPDLELPYLWLTIKKK, encoded by the coding sequence ATGTCCTGCCACGCCCCGATTCTGTCCGCCGTTCTCGCTTGTTCGTTGGTATTCAGTCTGGGGACGAGCGTCGTTGCGGCTCCTCCCAGCGTGAACTACCTGACTCCTGCGGGAGGCCAGGTCGGACAGAAGGTCGAAGTCAGCGTCGACAAGACACTGGGGACACATCCGGTTTCGGTCTGGACATCGCAGCCGGGTCTCAAAATCGAGATCCCCGAGAAGCCGGCCAAGGGAAAAGAGAAACAGTTCACGGTCGAAATCACTGCTGAAGGCAAACCGGGTCTGTACTGGCTCCGCTTTCATAATGCAGAAGGGGCCTCTGAGATTCGACCGTTCCTGGTCGGGACGCTGCCCGAAGTGACAGGCGCGGAACCGAATGAGGACCTGGAGCACGCGCAAAAAATTGAACAACCTGCGGTGACGGTTAACGGCGTCCTGGCCAAGGCGGGTGATGTCGACATCTACCAGGTCAAGCTGAAGCAGGGGCAGACGCTGGTCGCGTCACAGGTCGCCAACGAACAACTGGGTTCTCCCATGGATGGCGTCTTGCAGTTGCTCAATCACCGGGGAACGGTGCTGAAGCAGATGGACGATACCCTGTGGTTCGATCCCCGGATTGTCTATACCGCTCCCGAAGAGGGCACATATTATATCCGCACGTTCGCGTTTCCCGCTGATCCGAACAGTACGATCCGCTTTGCGGGAGCCGCCTCGTACATTTATCGACTGACGCTGACTACGGGGCCGTTCGTCGATCACAGTCTGCCCCTGGCCTGGCATCCCTCAACGGCACAGCCGGTTACGTTGGATGGCTGGAATCTGTCTGACAAGCTCAAGACATTGATGCCTGCGGTTTCCGATTTGAGCCAGGACGCGCTGCTGAGCGCTCCGGAACTGGGAAACAACCTGACGATTCCCCTCAGTACCACACCCGTGGTGCTGGAGACGAAAGAGACGCAGTCCGAGGCAGGTCAGCAACTGACGGTACCTGCCACGGTAACGGGGAAAGTGGCCGCTGCGCAGGAGATTGACGTTTATCGCTTCACTGCGAAAAAGGGCGAAAAGCTCACCATCAAAGTTGATTCACACAAGCTGGGCTACCCGCTTGATCCGTATGTGAAGCTGTTCGATGCGAAGGGCAAGCTGCTCAAAGAGATCGACGATCCCCGGCGGAATTTCTTCGACGCTGCACTGGACTATACGATTCCCGCGGACGGCGAATACCGGCTGCAGGTGACCGATCGTTTCGAGCATGGCGGTTTCCGCTATGTGTACCTGCTTTCGATTCTGCCAACGGAGGCAGACTTCTCGCTGCAGGCTGCCAACGAGCAGTACACGTTGACCGCAGGCGACAAGCCGCTGGAGATCGACGTGACCATCGACCGCCAGAGCCCCCGTTTCAGCGACGACATCGAAGTCAGCATCGCGGGGCTGCCCGAAGGTGTGACCTGCGAACCGGTCGTCTCCCAGGTCAAGGACAAGGGGGGCAAGTCGGTCAAGCTGAAGCTGGAAGCGAAGAAGGACGTCACGTTTCAGGGCCCGCTGGTGATCCAGGGGACGAGCGTCAAAGACAAAGCCAGGCAGCACACTGCGACCGCGGTCATCAAAGGGATCAGCCCCAAACGCAACACAGACCGCCCGAAGCCTGATCTCGAACTGCCTTACCTGTGGCTGACGATTAAGAAGAAGTAA
- a CDS encoding DUF1501 domain-containing protein — protein sequence MMNVSKNCNGITRRNCLQLGLGAMTGLGLTDLLRLQAQAKGTDAPQRKATAKSVILIWMDGGPSHYETFDPKPEAPVEIRGEFNPIPTKVPGVQFSQHMKRLASIFDKCSVIRSIRHNQGNHGAGNHYMMTGAPPRIPVGCGAFVSFHPSMGSVVAHEKPTTNNLPAYFTMPSMSRSGGPNFLGAKYAPFVMSDNPNSSNFRVRDLALPSGLTDARYKTRRDLREQVDQLKRIRDEVAGDPVLNLDEYYEQGYNLVASTEAQTAFEIDREPAELRDKYGRTSFGQRALLARRLTEAGVPFITLYEGGWDNHGSLFKTFNDRMPSFENTIATLIEDLDERGLLDTTMVLALGEFGRTPKINPGGGRDHWSNAMSVLMAGGGTPGGLALGATDKAGYSAVERVLSPENFVSTVYTKMGIDPDKVLYTPEGRPSHLVSDPTPIPELFA from the coding sequence ATGATGAACGTTTCAAAGAACTGCAATGGAATCACACGACGAAATTGTCTGCAGCTGGGTCTGGGTGCCATGACCGGCCTCGGGCTGACCGATCTGCTGCGTCTGCAGGCGCAGGCTAAAGGAACCGATGCACCCCAGCGTAAAGCGACCGCCAAGAGCGTGATCCTGATCTGGATGGACGGCGGTCCTTCGCATTACGAAACATTCGACCCCAAACCGGAAGCACCGGTTGAAATCCGGGGTGAGTTCAACCCGATTCCCACCAAGGTGCCCGGGGTCCAGTTCTCACAGCACATGAAGCGGCTGGCGTCGATCTTCGATAAATGCTCGGTGATCCGCTCGATCCGTCACAACCAGGGGAACCACGGTGCCGGCAACCACTACATGATGACCGGTGCCCCACCACGAATTCCTGTAGGCTGTGGTGCCTTCGTGAGCTTCCATCCCAGCATGGGTTCGGTCGTCGCACACGAAAAGCCGACCACCAACAATCTGCCCGCTTACTTCACCATGCCCAGCATGTCGCGTTCAGGCGGACCTAACTTCCTGGGAGCCAAGTACGCTCCGTTCGTGATGTCGGACAACCCGAATTCGTCCAACTTCCGCGTACGTGACCTGGCACTGCCCAGCGGTCTGACCGATGCCCGCTACAAAACCCGCCGCGATCTGCGAGAACAGGTCGACCAGCTGAAGCGGATCCGGGACGAAGTCGCCGGCGATCCGGTACTGAACCTGGATGAATACTACGAACAGGGTTACAACCTGGTGGCCTCCACCGAAGCGCAGACCGCGTTTGAGATCGATCGCGAGCCTGCCGAACTGCGTGATAAATATGGGCGAACCTCGTTCGGTCAACGTGCCCTGCTGGCCCGTCGTCTGACGGAAGCCGGCGTGCCTTTCATTACGCTGTATGAAGGGGGCTGGGACAATCACGGCAGTCTGTTCAAGACGTTCAACGACCGGATGCCTTCCTTTGAAAACACGATCGCCACGCTGATCGAAGACCTCGATGAGCGGGGGCTGCTGGACACGACCATGGTACTGGCACTGGGTGAATTCGGCCGTACGCCGAAAATCAATCCGGGCGGCGGTCGCGACCACTGGTCGAACGCGATGTCGGTGCTGATGGCCGGCGGTGGAACACCGGGCGGACTGGCACTGGGTGCCACCGACAAGGCCGGTTACTCCGCAGTCGAACGTGTGCTCTCTCCGGAAAACTTTGTCTCCACCGTTTACACCAAGATGGGTATCGATCCCGACAAGGTGCTCTACACGCCGGAAGGTCGTCCGTCGCACCTCGTCAGCGATCCGACACCGATTCCGGAACTGTTCGCTTAA
- a CDS encoding metallopeptidase produces MRHCQTFSRTVAGWLTLIVVTVGWSLVCSPLPADSPAPSFDPVEREVEGWQVDVDPALFSEPHAQVGAQALAALGNHLQRVKFIVPAERVKQLQEVRIWLELKHPQLDRMQYHPNRAWLVANGHDPRLAKHVHIPVAAQLFARNMWAQHPYVVLHELAHAYHDQVLSFDQPEVIAVYDAAKEGGLYEKVLSHTGQTVQHYGMNNHKEYFAESTEAYFGVNDFYPFVRAELKTHDPRMFALLEKIWGPVP; encoded by the coding sequence ATGCGGCATTGTCAAACTTTCTCGCGGACGGTTGCTGGCTGGCTGACATTGATTGTGGTGACTGTCGGTTGGAGCCTGGTATGTTCGCCGTTACCGGCAGACTCCCCTGCTCCGTCGTTTGATCCGGTGGAACGGGAAGTGGAAGGTTGGCAGGTGGACGTCGATCCTGCGCTGTTTTCTGAGCCGCATGCGCAGGTGGGAGCGCAGGCACTCGCGGCGCTGGGGAACCATTTGCAGCGGGTGAAGTTCATCGTGCCTGCGGAACGGGTCAAGCAGTTACAGGAGGTGCGGATCTGGTTGGAGCTGAAGCATCCGCAACTGGATCGCATGCAGTACCATCCCAACCGGGCCTGGCTCGTCGCAAACGGACATGATCCGCGGTTGGCGAAGCACGTGCATATTCCGGTGGCCGCACAGTTGTTCGCCCGGAACATGTGGGCTCAGCATCCGTATGTAGTCCTGCATGAGCTGGCACACGCCTATCACGATCAGGTCTTGAGTTTCGATCAGCCCGAGGTAATTGCGGTTTACGATGCTGCGAAAGAAGGCGGCCTGTATGAAAAGGTACTGTCACACACCGGGCAGACGGTGCAGCACTACGGGATGAACAACCACAAGGAGTATTTCGCCGAGTCAACCGAGGCGTATTTCGGCGTGAACGATTTTTATCCGTTCGTCCGCGCGGAACTGAAGACACACGACCCGCGGATGTTTGCGCTGCTGGAAAAGATCTGGGGTCCGGTACCGTGA
- a CDS encoding Rieske 2Fe-2S domain-containing protein → MTNWIPLGDVSEIKPGSRKLYTLHGTEIAVFHVAEPEQPGTFYAIDNACPHQGATLIEGEGCGTEVNCPLHDWTFDVASGECLDFPEFPLTRFELKQEADLLLINGDAFTEAEALNLFLVRYSVMGWVDHFAADAETNYHHRDRVILQTSRGEEVGEILSSFTQPDKNKTPAGTILREFTPLDQEQLPGQGDVNTQVFRDCQQLIQERGMPAEIIDCEQLFDQQTVVLYYLGSRLPALEILAQELNARYPWRIVFHPVDEAPAASGCSSGGCGCDQK, encoded by the coding sequence ATGACTAACTGGATTCCGCTGGGCGATGTTTCCGAGATCAAGCCCGGCAGCCGAAAACTATATACACTCCACGGCACCGAGATCGCCGTCTTTCATGTCGCCGAACCGGAACAGCCGGGAACCTTTTACGCGATTGACAATGCCTGTCCGCATCAGGGTGCAACGCTGATTGAAGGCGAAGGCTGCGGCACCGAAGTCAACTGCCCCCTGCATGACTGGACGTTCGATGTAGCCAGCGGCGAGTGTCTGGATTTCCCCGAATTTCCGCTCACCCGCTTTGAACTGAAACAGGAAGCCGATCTGCTGCTGATCAATGGAGACGCGTTTACTGAAGCAGAAGCACTTAACCTGTTCCTGGTCCGCTACAGCGTCATGGGCTGGGTCGACCACTTTGCCGCTGATGCGGAGACGAACTATCACCACCGCGATCGCGTCATCCTGCAGACCAGTCGCGGCGAGGAAGTCGGCGAGATTCTTTCGTCCTTCACTCAACCAGACAAAAACAAAACCCCCGCGGGAACGATCTTGCGCGAGTTCACTCCCCTCGATCAGGAACAGTTGCCCGGACAGGGAGACGTCAACACCCAGGTCTTCCGCGACTGTCAGCAGTTGATTCAGGAACGGGGCATGCCTGCGGAAATCATCGATTGCGAACAACTGTTTGATCAGCAGACAGTCGTCCTGTATTATCTGGGCAGCCGCCTGCCGGCCCTGGAAATTCTGGCGCAGGAGCTGAATGCCCGCTATCCCTGGCGGATTGTTTTTCACCCCGTAGACGAAGCACCTGCTGCTTCAGGCTGCTCCAGTGGTGGCTGTGGCTGCGATCAGAAATAA
- a CDS encoding DUF1549 domain-containing protein translates to MKSLLYHILGCLILLSALSAQAAPPAESKVSVYPDKVELNGPRSRQQLIVTRQQDKSFVDLTRDVQFQSQQPAVVQVDAQGVIKPLANGTATVTVIDGAQKINIPVQVKDFDRQALLDFERDIHPLFSRFGCNGGSCHGKQRGQGGFQLSMFAFDPDYDYNALVKESRGRRASPLAPEQSLVLLKGAGKVPHGGGKKLPAEGQYYELLERWISEGATREVKGTPELVKISAEPTERIMLPKTKQQMVVTAHYSDGSTRDITDLAEFMSSESVYVSVDEHGLVTAGSLMGEASIIARYMGKFASLSVTIPSDHKVADEYYAKLPRNNFIDGLVWDKLQKYGLKPSDPIDDATYLRRVSLDIIGRTPTAEEARAFLQDPSPNKRERLVDYLLEQPEFGDHWANKWADLLRPNPYHVGIKTVLNYDAWIRESFHQNKPLDQFTHELLTAKGGTWHNGAVTMFRDRRKPEELTTIVSQLFLGIRLSCAQCHHHPNEVWGQEDFYSFAAYFAKIGRKGRGISAPISGSEEMVFTSNSGSVRHPLTNEVLPPRPLFGEVPELKENQDPREILADWIISPQNHFFAEVNANRVWADLMGRGIVEPIDDFRESNPPSNKPLIKALGQKFREQKFDLKQYIKTIVLSHVYSLSAIPNETNVGDTRNYSRHYRQRLRAEVLLDSVSEMIGVPDTFSAMPKDSTAKQIWTHRVSSVFLDSFGRPDPNQDPPCERTTDTTVVQVLHMMNSRDLYSRIQSKNANSAKWAESKMTPDQIMEELYLTAYSRYPTIEEKRLGRSLFEEEGVSRQQVIEDLMWALLNTPEYLFKN, encoded by the coding sequence ATGAAATCTCTACTCTATCATATTCTCGGCTGCCTGATTCTGCTCTCCGCTCTTTCCGCGCAAGCAGCGCCCCCGGCAGAATCAAAGGTCAGCGTTTATCCGGATAAAGTTGAACTGAATGGACCCCGTTCCCGTCAGCAACTGATCGTGACCCGTCAGCAGGACAAGAGTTTTGTCGACCTGACCCGCGATGTGCAGTTTCAATCTCAGCAACCCGCCGTTGTGCAGGTTGACGCCCAGGGCGTAATCAAGCCCCTGGCGAATGGAACCGCAACGGTCACCGTCATTGATGGTGCGCAGAAGATTAACATTCCGGTTCAGGTGAAAGACTTTGACCGCCAGGCCCTGCTCGATTTCGAGCGGGACATCCATCCCCTGTTTTCCCGCTTCGGCTGTAATGGCGGTTCCTGTCATGGGAAGCAGCGTGGTCAGGGGGGATTCCAGCTGTCGATGTTCGCCTTCGATCCCGATTACGATTACAACGCCCTGGTTAAGGAATCGCGAGGACGACGTGCTTCGCCGCTGGCACCCGAACAAAGCCTGGTACTGCTGAAAGGCGCCGGTAAGGTTCCTCACGGCGGTGGTAAAAAACTGCCCGCCGAGGGTCAGTATTATGAATTGCTCGAACGCTGGATTTCCGAAGGGGCAACCCGCGAAGTCAAAGGGACTCCCGAACTCGTCAAGATTTCCGCAGAACCGACCGAACGGATCATGCTGCCGAAAACAAAGCAGCAGATGGTCGTCACCGCACATTACAGCGATGGCTCGACACGGGACATCACTGACCTCGCCGAGTTCATGTCCAGCGAAAGCGTTTACGTTTCCGTAGACGAACACGGCCTGGTCACTGCCGGCTCACTGATGGGTGAAGCCTCGATCATCGCCCGCTACATGGGCAAATTCGCATCGTTGAGCGTGACGATTCCTTCCGACCACAAAGTTGCCGACGAATACTATGCCAAGCTGCCCCGCAATAACTTTATTGACGGGCTGGTGTGGGACAAACTGCAGAAGTACGGTCTGAAACCGTCTGATCCCATTGATGACGCGACCTATCTGCGTCGGGTTTCACTGGACATCATTGGTCGTACGCCGACCGCGGAAGAAGCACGGGCCTTCCTGCAGGATCCTTCTCCCAACAAGCGGGAGCGACTGGTCGATTATCTGCTGGAACAGCCTGAGTTCGGCGATCACTGGGCCAACAAATGGGCCGATTTATTGCGTCCCAATCCGTATCATGTGGGTATCAAGACCGTCCTGAATTACGATGCCTGGATTCGCGAGTCGTTTCACCAGAACAAACCCCTCGATCAGTTCACACATGAATTGCTGACCGCCAAGGGTGGAACCTGGCACAACGGCGCGGTAACCATGTTCCGCGATCGCCGCAAACCCGAAGAGCTCACCACGATTGTCAGTCAGCTCTTCCTGGGAATTCGACTGAGCTGTGCCCAGTGTCATCACCACCCCAACGAAGTCTGGGGGCAGGAAGATTTCTACAGCTTTGCAGCCTACTTCGCTAAAATCGGCCGTAAAGGCCGCGGGATCTCGGCTCCGATTTCGGGATCCGAGGAGATGGTTTTCACATCCAACTCCGGTAGCGTACGTCATCCGTTGACTAACGAAGTCCTGCCGCCGCGTCCCCTGTTTGGCGAAGTGCCTGAGCTTAAAGAAAATCAGGATCCACGCGAAATTCTGGCAGACTGGATTATCTCGCCTCAGAATCATTTCTTCGCCGAAGTGAATGCCAACCGCGTCTGGGCCGATCTGATGGGCCGGGGGATTGTCGAGCCGATTGACGATTTCCGCGAAAGTAATCCTCCCTCGAACAAGCCGCTGATCAAAGCCCTGGGCCAGAAGTTCCGGGAACAGAAATTTGATCTGAAACAATACATCAAGACGATCGTGCTGTCGCACGTTTACAGTCTGAGTGCGATTCCCAATGAAACCAACGTGGGTGACACCCGCAACTACTCGCGTCATTACCGTCAGCGTCTGCGGGCCGAAGTTCTGCTGGACAGCGTGAGCGAAATGATCGGCGTGCCCGATACATTTTCAGCGATGCCCAAGGATTCAACGGCTAAACAGATCTGGACGCATCGTGTGAGTTCGGTCTTCCTCGATTCGTTTGGTCGCCCCGACCCGAACCAGGATCCGCCGTGCGAACGGACGACCGATACCACGGTGGTGCAGGTGCTGCACATGATGAACTCTCGCGATCTGTATTCCCGCATTCAGTCCAAGAATGCGAACAGTGCGAAGTGGGCCGAAAGTAAAATGACACCCGATCAGATTATGGAAGAACTGTATCTGACGGCTTATTCAAGATATCCAACCATCGAAGAAAAACGACTGGGGCGCTCCCTGTTTGAAGAGGAAGGCGTCAGCCGACAGCAGGTGATTGAAGACCTGATGTGGGCCCTGCTCAATACGCCGGAATACCTCTTCAAAAACTGA